A single genomic interval of Mangifera indica cultivar Alphonso chromosome 5, CATAS_Mindica_2.1, whole genome shotgun sequence harbors:
- the LOC123215737 gene encoding probable small nuclear ribonucleoprotein Sm D2 isoform X1 → MSRPMEEDTIKNEEEEFNTGPLSVLMMSVKNNTQVLINCRNNKKLLGRVRAFDRHCNMVLENVREMWTEVPKTGKGKKKVLPVNKDRFISKMFLRGDSVIIVLRNPK, encoded by the exons ATGAG TCGGCCAATGGAAGAAGAT ACTATTAAGAATGAGGAAGAGGAGTTCAACACTGGACCACTATCTGTGTTAATGATGAGTGTTAAAAACAACACCCag GTGCTTATTAATTGTAGAAATAACAAAAAGCTCCTTGGTCGAGTGAGAGCATTTGATCGCCACTGCAACATGGTTCTTGAAAATGTTAGAGAAATGTGGACTGAG GTTCCAAAAACTGGAAAAGGCAAGAAGAAAGTGCTTCCAGTTAACAAGGACAGATTCATCAGTAAGATGTTCCTCCGAGGAGATTCTGTGATTATTGTTCTTAGGAATCCAAAGTAA
- the LOC123215737 gene encoding probable small nuclear ribonucleoprotein Sm D2 isoform X2 has translation MEEDTIKNEEEEFNTGPLSVLMMSVKNNTQVLINCRNNKKLLGRVRAFDRHCNMVLENVREMWTEVPKTGKGKKKVLPVNKDRFISKMFLRGDSVIIVLRNPK, from the exons ATGGAAGAAGAT ACTATTAAGAATGAGGAAGAGGAGTTCAACACTGGACCACTATCTGTGTTAATGATGAGTGTTAAAAACAACACCCag GTGCTTATTAATTGTAGAAATAACAAAAAGCTCCTTGGTCGAGTGAGAGCATTTGATCGCCACTGCAACATGGTTCTTGAAAATGTTAGAGAAATGTGGACTGAG GTTCCAAAAACTGGAAAAGGCAAGAAGAAAGTGCTTCCAGTTAACAAGGACAGATTCATCAGTAAGATGTTCCTCCGAGGAGATTCTGTGATTATTGTTCTTAGGAATCCAAAGTAA
- the LOC123217387 gene encoding vacuolar fusion protein CCZ1 homolog B-like isoform X1, which produces MGLASVSTASEGIQICVFDLRRGQNEGQELDKILFFFPADLPFSTQLSVIGLSEGLITFTRMFSPEAACEVIEAEKHSHVFYEAEPDIWMVMVVEKSKELEAIWRIDALRKVMKEVHSLFLMFYGSLRAMLEKEPSGGLIRSHLYPFIMDYLSAFHKRSILDTCCWDFFMGKKLQLPSFRDCLKERGTVQMLTVGREAAIEVQSLVRVLESSAGNTQCYSLILFHNLLVSTTLSPDDTINLFTYAVSRLTPHALSSGASSWSYLRRSSTSSDVASGSNLAHSASISEQIYHSSNTSPGRDNSNHVARPLQNDKWSKGKDGFLVTDIWGVDAGSLICATPTVWLQQTEEGMYLCPYQYKNLTIILLIPVSSVLNGEQGVSAVKQQVLDNASLKILKVEEKLSKGWGGENAYHVSGYRYLLADGDRNISRASPPGKVTTLTKESLLALSKLREEVDLEKGRAKYNNPDAEKDLELCIRAKNNAWVIARVTRGKELYMVLEKANETILYASDAFEKFSNRYCNGAFSLD; this is translated from the exons ATGGGTTTGGCATCCGTGAGCACCGCCAGTGAAGGCATACAAATTTGTGTATTTGATTTGAGAAGGGGACAAAATGAAGGGCAGGAGCTGGacaagattttgtttttctttcctgCTGATTTGCCCTTTTCTACACAACTTTCTGTGATAGGGCTAAGCGAAGGACTTATCACATTTACAAG AATGTTCTCACCGGAGGCTGCATGTGAGGTCATAGAAGCAGAGAAACACTCTCATGTTTTCTATGAAGCAGAACCCGATATTTGGATGGTGATG GTAGTTGAGAAAAGTAAGGAATTAGAAGCCATATGGCGAATTGATGCATTACGGAAGGTTATGAAGGAAGTGCACTCCCTTTTCTTGATGTTTTATGGATCCTTAAGAGCAATGCTTGAAAAAGAACCTAGTGGTGGACTAATTCGTTCTCATTTGTATCCATTCATCATGGATTATCTAAGTG CATTTCACAAGCGCTCTATCTTGGATACCTGCTGCTGGG ATTTTTTCATGGGGAAGAAACTCCAATTACCATCATTCCGTGACTGTTTGAAGGAGCGTGGAACTGTACAAATGTTGACCGTAGGGAGGGAGGCTGCAATTGAGGTTCAG TCACTTGTCAGGGTACTGGAATCGTCTGCTGGGAACACACAGTGCTACTCCTTGATTTTATTTCACAACCTTCTGGTTTCAACAACGCTTTCTCCT GATGACACCATAAACTTATTTACATATGCTGTCTCAAGATTAACCCCACATGCTCTATCCTCTGGAGCAAGTTCTTGGTCGTATTTACGGAGATCAAGTACCTCATCTGATGTTGCTTCAGGGTCTAACTTGGCCCATTCTGCCTCTATCTCAGaacaaatttatcattcaaGTAATACCTCACCTGGTAGAGACAATAGTAATCATGTTGCACGACCCCTGCAGAATGACAAATGGTCCAAGGGAAAGGATGGTTTTCTTGTCACTGATATATGGGGTGTGGATGCTGGTAGCTTGATTTGTGCCACCCCAACAGTTTGGCTTCAGCAGACTGAGGAGGGAATGTACCTTTGTCCTTATCAGTATAAAAACCTTACCATAATCCTTCTAATTCCTGTTTCCTCTGTTCTAAATGGAGAGCAAGGTGTTTCTGCAGTAAAGCAACAAGTTCTTGATAAT GCTTCACTAAAGATATTAAAAGTTGAAGAGAAACTATCAAAAGGTTGGGGTGGTGAGAATGCATACCATGTCAGTGGGTATCGTTACTTACTTGCAGATGGTGACAGAAATATCTCAAGGGCTTCTCCACCAGGAAAGGTTACTACACTAACAAAG GAATCTTTACTTGCATTAAGCAAGCTTAGAGAAGAGGTAGATTTGGAAAAAGGTAGAGCAAAATACAATAATCCAGATGCTGAGAAAGATTTGGAACTATGCATTCGAGCAAAAAATAATGCTTGGGTTATTGCTCGGGTAACAAGAGGGAAGGAACTTTATATGGTTCTTGAGAAAGCAAACGAAACGATTCTATATGCCTCAGATGCTTTTGAGAAGTTCAGCAACAG GTATTGCAATGGAGCTTTTTCTTTGGACTAG
- the LOC123217387 gene encoding vacuolar fusion protein CCZ1 homolog B-like isoform X2: MGLASVSTASEGIQICVFDLRRGQNEGQELDKILFFFPADLPFSTQLSVIGLSEGLITFTRMFSPEAACEVIEAEKHSHVFYEAEPDIWMVMVVEKSKELEAIWRIDALRKVMKEVHSLFLMFYGSLRAMLEKEPSGGLIRSHLYPFIMDYLSDFFMGKKLQLPSFRDCLKERGTVQMLTVGREAAIEVQSLVRVLESSAGNTQCYSLILFHNLLVSTTLSPDDTINLFTYAVSRLTPHALSSGASSWSYLRRSSTSSDVASGSNLAHSASISEQIYHSSNTSPGRDNSNHVARPLQNDKWSKGKDGFLVTDIWGVDAGSLICATPTVWLQQTEEGMYLCPYQYKNLTIILLIPVSSVLNGEQGVSAVKQQVLDNASLKILKVEEKLSKGWGGENAYHVSGYRYLLADGDRNISRASPPGKVTTLTKESLLALSKLREEVDLEKGRAKYNNPDAEKDLELCIRAKNNAWVIARVTRGKELYMVLEKANETILYASDAFEKFSNRYCNGAFSLD, from the exons ATGGGTTTGGCATCCGTGAGCACCGCCAGTGAAGGCATACAAATTTGTGTATTTGATTTGAGAAGGGGACAAAATGAAGGGCAGGAGCTGGacaagattttgtttttctttcctgCTGATTTGCCCTTTTCTACACAACTTTCTGTGATAGGGCTAAGCGAAGGACTTATCACATTTACAAG AATGTTCTCACCGGAGGCTGCATGTGAGGTCATAGAAGCAGAGAAACACTCTCATGTTTTCTATGAAGCAGAACCCGATATTTGGATGGTGATG GTAGTTGAGAAAAGTAAGGAATTAGAAGCCATATGGCGAATTGATGCATTACGGAAGGTTATGAAGGAAGTGCACTCCCTTTTCTTGATGTTTTATGGATCCTTAAGAGCAATGCTTGAAAAAGAACCTAGTGGTGGACTAATTCGTTCTCATTTGTATCCATTCATCATGGATTATCTAAGTG ATTTTTTCATGGGGAAGAAACTCCAATTACCATCATTCCGTGACTGTTTGAAGGAGCGTGGAACTGTACAAATGTTGACCGTAGGGAGGGAGGCTGCAATTGAGGTTCAG TCACTTGTCAGGGTACTGGAATCGTCTGCTGGGAACACACAGTGCTACTCCTTGATTTTATTTCACAACCTTCTGGTTTCAACAACGCTTTCTCCT GATGACACCATAAACTTATTTACATATGCTGTCTCAAGATTAACCCCACATGCTCTATCCTCTGGAGCAAGTTCTTGGTCGTATTTACGGAGATCAAGTACCTCATCTGATGTTGCTTCAGGGTCTAACTTGGCCCATTCTGCCTCTATCTCAGaacaaatttatcattcaaGTAATACCTCACCTGGTAGAGACAATAGTAATCATGTTGCACGACCCCTGCAGAATGACAAATGGTCCAAGGGAAAGGATGGTTTTCTTGTCACTGATATATGGGGTGTGGATGCTGGTAGCTTGATTTGTGCCACCCCAACAGTTTGGCTTCAGCAGACTGAGGAGGGAATGTACCTTTGTCCTTATCAGTATAAAAACCTTACCATAATCCTTCTAATTCCTGTTTCCTCTGTTCTAAATGGAGAGCAAGGTGTTTCTGCAGTAAAGCAACAAGTTCTTGATAAT GCTTCACTAAAGATATTAAAAGTTGAAGAGAAACTATCAAAAGGTTGGGGTGGTGAGAATGCATACCATGTCAGTGGGTATCGTTACTTACTTGCAGATGGTGACAGAAATATCTCAAGGGCTTCTCCACCAGGAAAGGTTACTACACTAACAAAG GAATCTTTACTTGCATTAAGCAAGCTTAGAGAAGAGGTAGATTTGGAAAAAGGTAGAGCAAAATACAATAATCCAGATGCTGAGAAAGATTTGGAACTATGCATTCGAGCAAAAAATAATGCTTGGGTTATTGCTCGGGTAACAAGAGGGAAGGAACTTTATATGGTTCTTGAGAAAGCAAACGAAACGATTCTATATGCCTCAGATGCTTTTGAGAAGTTCAGCAACAG GTATTGCAATGGAGCTTTTTCTTTGGACTAG